One genomic region from Strix uralensis isolate ZFMK-TIS-50842 chromosome 5, bStrUra1, whole genome shotgun sequence encodes:
- the MIOX gene encoding inositol oxygenase, translating into MARLSSARLGGASPQAPGPAPAVTPPPGRTPWPVAPVRSPGPPSAAPWLGSADRGVPSWGIKLGGAGSCPTAPPTMRSLQADAAASPVGPESGGGGPEYRNYRGGPLLDRVYRTYRLMHTHQTVEFVRKKRAQYGGCSLRKMAVMEALGLLDALVDESDPDVDFPNSYHAFQTAEGIRREHPDKDWFHLVGLLHDLGKVLALFGEPQWAVVGDTFPVGCKVQKSVVFWDSTFHDNPDTGDPRYSTEFGMYQPRCGLDNVLMSWGHDEYMYRVMKFNNFALPEEAFYMVRFHSFYPWHTHGDYLHLCTEEDLRMLPWVRELNKFDLYTKQEELPDVQQLRGYYQSLIDKYCPGQLCW; encoded by the exons ATGGCAcggctcagctcggctcggctcggggGTGCATCACCACAGGCCCCGGGGCCTGCACCAGCTGTGACCCCACCCCCCGGCAGGACCCCGTGGCCCGTTGCCCCCGTGAGGAGCCCAGGGCCACCATCGGCCGCCCCATGGTTGGGCTCTGCGGATCGGGGGGTCCCCAGCTGGG GGATAAAACTGGGGGGGGCCGgcagctgccccacagcccccccaaccATGAGGAGCCTCCAGGCG gacgccgccgcctcccccgtGGGGCCCGAGTCTGGCGGGGGCGGGCCCGAGTACCGGAACTACCGG GGGGGGCCGCTGCTGGACCGTGTGTACCGCACGTACCGGCTGATGCACACCCACCAAACCGTCGAGTTTGTCCGAAAAAAG cgtGCCCAGTATGGGGGGTGCTCCCTGCGCAAGATGGCCGTCATGGAGGCGCTGGGGCTGCTGGACGCGCTGGTGGACGAGTCGGACCCCGACGTGGATTTCCCCAACTCCTACCACGCGTTCCAAACCGCCGAGGGCATCCGCCGGGAGCACCCCGACAAAG actgGTTCCACCTCGTGGGGTTGCTGCACGACCTGGGGAAGGTCCTGGCGCTGTTTGGGGAGCCCCAG tgggCCGTGGTGGGGGACACCTTCCCCGTGGGCTGCAAGGTGCAGAAATCTGTGGTTTTTTGGGATTCCACCTTCCACGACAACCCCGACACCGGAGACCCCCGGTACAG CACTGAGTTCGGGATGTACCAACCCCGCTGCGGCCTGGACAACGTCCTCATGTCCTGGGGACATGATG agtaCATGTACAgagtcatgaagttcaacaactTTGCCCTGCCCGAGGAG gctTTCTACATGGTCCGCTTCCACTCCTTCTACCCCTGGCACACGCACGGGGACTACCTGCACCTCTGCACCGAGGAGGACCTCCGCATGCTGCCCTGGGTGCGGGAGCTCAA CAAGTTCGACCTCTACACCAAGCAGGAGGAGCTGCCCGATGTGCAGCAGCTCCGCGGTTACTACCAGTCGCTGATCGACAAGTACTGCCCGGGGCAGCTCTGCTGGTGA
- the ADM2 gene encoding protein ADM2: protein MRAPAPVALGCISLVLCLLELPACLPLPDGRAPKRRDPPDRSPPPASLPGAHAGPQPPPALPQPAGHPHHRPLGPRLGPKLAPRHGARLAPRHRLLAPHHGARWGPGHGPRPLRGRRHAHLLRVGCVLGTCQVQNLSHRLWQLMGQSGRQDSSPMNPNSPHSYG, encoded by the exons atgAGAGCCCCGGCCCCGGTTGCGCTGGGTTGCATCAGCTTGGTGCTGTGTCTGCTGGagctgcccgcctgcctgcccctgcccgaCGGCCGCGCGCCCAAGCGCAG GGACCCCCCGGAccggagcccccccccagcctcgcTCCCCGGGGCCCACGCGGGACCGCAGCCCCCCCCTGCGCTGCCGCAGCCCGCCGGCCACCCTCACCACCGACCGCTGGGCCCACGCCTCGGCCCGAAGCTCGCCCCCCGCCACGGAGCCCGGCTCGCCCCCCGCCACAGACTGCTCGCCCCCCACCACGGTGCCCGTTGGGGTCCCGGTCACGGCCCCCGGCCCCTGCGGGGCCGCCGGCACGCGCACCTGCTGCGGGTGGGCTGTGTCCTCGGCACCTGCCAGGTCCAGAACCTGAGCCACCGCCTCTGGCAACTGATGGGCCAGTCGGGGCGTCAGGACTCGTCCCCCATGAACCCCAACAGCCCCCACAGCTACggctga